Proteins from one Periplaneta americana isolate PAMFEO1 chromosome 6, P.americana_PAMFEO1_priV1, whole genome shotgun sequence genomic window:
- the AP-1-2beta gene encoding AP-1 complex subunit beta-1, protein MTDSKYFTTTKKGEIFELKSELNNDKKEKKREAVKKVIASMTVGKDVSALFPDVVNCMQTDNLELKKLVYLYLMNYAKSQPDMAIMAVNTFVKDCEDPNPLIRALAVRTMGCIRVDKITEYLCEPLRKCLKDEDPYVRKTAAVCVAKLYDINAQLVEDQGFLDQLKDLLSDSNPMVVANAVAALSEINEASTSGSPLIEMNAQTINKLLTALNECTEWGQVFILDSLANYSPKDDREAQSICERITPRLAHANAAVVLSAVKVLMKLMEMLPADSDFVSTLTKKLAPPLVTLLSSEPEVQYVALRNINLIVQKRPDILKHEMKVFFVKYNDPIYVKLEKLDIMIRLASQANIAQVLSELKEYATEVDVDFVRKAVRAIGRCAIKVEQSAERCVSTLLDLIQTKVNYVVQEAIVVIKDIFRKYPNKYESIISTLCENLDTLDEPEARASMIWIIGEYAERIDNADELLESFLEGFHDENTQVQLQLLTAIVKLFLKRPTDTQELVQQVLSLATQDSDNPDLRDRGFIYWRLLSTDPAAAKEVVLAEKPLISEETDLLEPTLLDELICHISSLASVYHKPPNAFVEGRGAGVRKMLPARAGSQETVLETTTVTDQPAVIPAQDSLIGDLLSMDISAPTVPVPATTNVFSPPSVDLLGGGLDSLLGGDVGGTAAGTGTGAAAAATAPAPVSQSTTGLLGDIFGFSAAPASYTPPKANWLPAEKGKGLDIWGTFSRRNGQIQMDFTFTNKAMQAMAGFAIQLNKNSFGLTPSAALQVMSPLPPSMSHECSLPLATTGAIQRMEPLNNLQVAIKNNIDVFYFACLVPMNVFFTEDGQMDKRVFLATWKDIPAQNEVQYTLANIQCNADAVVQKMQQNNVFTIAKRNVEGQDMLYQSLKLTNGIWVLNELKIQPGNPNITLSLKSRALDVAAGVFQSYDSILHA, encoded by the exons ATGACAGACTCAAAATACTTCACAACTACAAAGAAGGGAGAGATATTTGAGCTGAAATCAGAGCTCAACAATgacaaaaaggagaagaaaagagaagCTGTAAAAAAG GTGATTGCGTCTATGACTGTAGGCAAAGATGTGTCTGCCTTATTCCCAGATGTGGTGAACTGCATGCAGACAGACAATTTAGAGTTGAAGAAACTTGTGTACCTGTACCTGATGAATTATGCTAAAAGTCAACCAGATATGGCAATCATGGCAGTGAACACTTTTGTTAAG GACTGTGAAGATCCAAATCCATTGATTCGTGCATTGGCAGTACGTACAATGGGCTGCATTCGAGTTGACAAGATCACCGAATATCTATGTGAACCATTGAGGAAATGTCTGAAGGATGAAGATCCATATGTCCGAAAAACTGCAGCAGTTTGTGTGGCCAAGTTGTATGATATTAATGCTCAATTGGTGGAAGACCAAGGCTTCCTGGATCAGCTGAAAGACCTGCTGTCAGATTCTAATCCAATG GTTGTCGCTAATGCAGTAGCTGCCTTGTCTGAAATAAATGAGGCCAGTACAAGTGGTTCTCCTCTTATTGAAATGAATGCTCAGACCATTAATAAGCTCTTGACCGCCCTGAATGAATGCACTGAATGGGGACAAGTGTTCATTCTGGATTCGTTAGCAAATTACAGCCCCAAGGACGACAGAGAAGCACagag CATTTGTGAGAGAATTACTCCACGCTTGGCACATGCAAATGCTGCAGTAGTTCTTTCTGCTGTGAAAGTTTTGATGAAGCTGATGGAAATGCTTCCTGCGGATTCCGACTTTGTTTCAACTTTAACAAAGAAGCTGGCACCACCTCTTGTCACTCTTTTGTCCTCAGAACCTGAG GTGCAGTATGTTGCACTTCGCAACATCAACTTGATTGTTCAGAAACGTCCAGATATCCTGAAACATGAAATGAAGGTGTTCTTCGTGAAATATAACGATCCCATATATGTGAAACTTGAAAAGTTAGATATAATGATTCGCCTTGCATCTCAGGCTAATATTGCCCAAGTCCTTTCGGAGCTTAAAGA aTATGCTACAGAAGTGGATGTTGACTTTGTACGCAAAGCAGTTCGAGCTATTGGGAGATGTGCTATTAAAGTAGAGCAGTCTGCTGAACGGTGTGTGTCTACTCTCTTGGATCTGATTCAGACGAAG GTAAATTATGTTGTCCAGGAAGCCATTGTTGTGATAAAAGACATTTTCCGCAAGTACCCTAACAAATATGAAAGCATTATATCCACACTCTGCGAGAATCTGGATACACTTGACGAGCCTGAAGCAAG AGCCTCTATGATTTGGATTATTGGAGAGTATGCAGAAAGAATTGATAATGCTGATGAACTATTAGAGAGCTTTTTGGAAGGATTCCATGATGAAAACACTCAGGTTCAACTGCAGCTTCTCACAGCTATTGTCAAGTTGTTCTTGAAGAGGCCAACAGACACACAGGAGCTAGTGCAGCAGGTGCTGAGCTTAGCAACCCAAGACTCTGACAACCCTGACTTGCGCGACCGTGGTTTTATCTACTGGCGCCTCCTTTCTACTGATCCAGCTGCAGCTAAGGAAGTAGTTTTGGCTGAGAAGCCTCTTATTTCTGAGGAGACGGATCTCTTGGAGCCAACACTGCTGGACGAACTCATCTGTCACATATCTAGTCTGGCTTCTGTGTATCACAAGCCACCAAATGCGTTTGTGGAAGGAAGAGGAGCAGGAGTGCGAAAAATGCTGCCTGCCAG GGCTGGTTCTCAAGAGACAGTATTGGAAACTACAACAGTCACTGATCAACCAGCAGTTATACCAGCCCAAGATTCACTAATTGGAGATCTGCTTAGCATGGACATTAGTGCTCCAACTGTCCCTGTTCCTGCTACGACAAATGTCTTCTCTCCACCTTCTGTCGACCTTCTAGGTGGTGGCCTGGACAGTTTG CTCGGAGGAGATGTTGGAGGTACAGCAGCTGGTACTGGTAccggtgctgctgctgctgctactgcaccTGCTCCTGTATCACAGTCAACTACAGGACTTCTTGGAGATATATTCGGATTCTCAGCTGCTCCTGCGTCATACACTCCTCCCAAAGCAAATTGGCTACCTGCTGAAAAAGGCAAAGGATTGGACATCTGGGGAACATTCTCAAGAAG aAATGGCCAGATTCAGATGGACTTCACTTTTACCAACAAAGCTATGCAAGCAATGGCAGGATTTGCCATACAGCTGAATAAGAACAG ttttgGCCTAACACCAAGTGCAGCTTTGCAGGTGATGTCGCCTCTTCCTCCTAGCATGTCACATGAATGTTCACTGCCTCTGGCAACAACAGGAGCCATCCAGCGTATGGAGCCTCTCAATAACCTTCAG GTTGCCATCAAGAACAACATTGACGTATTTTACTTTGCTTGCCTAGTACCCATGAATGTTTTCTTCACTGAAGATGGACAAATGGACAAACGAGTATTTTTAGCCACTTGGAAAGATATTCCTGCCCAGAATGAAGTTCAATACACATTGGCTAATATTCAGTGCAATGCAG